GTATTCCTCCACTCTTCccggggcgggcgggcggggggACGCGGGGAGGGGCGTGAGCGTGACGGCGATGTGTCTTTGCTTTTTCCATGATGGGGATGTGGATGTCTCGTTCGCTTCCCCTTCCTATTGCGTGCTGCTGTGGTGGGTGGGGatggagacgacgacgaccaagGCTTATTAGCTAGTGGCTTCTGTTGCGGCAGCCATGCGCCGGCCCCAAAAGATCACATCGCATTCATCATTCGTATCGTATCGTGTTGCCTGCTCACTGCTCGATTCCTTGGATTTTGCCGTGTCACCGATTTTTCTCCCTCTcacacacttttttttcttcctgttgtgcgcagctagctagctagccaatCCAGGGTTCGTGGCTGGTGTTTCTCGGCTGCCGGGCGGCTGGCTGCGGTTCTCCGGCCGGGTTGCTTGGTATGCGGAGAATTTGAGTAGTATTGGGTGTGCTTGCTTAGTCTGGtcatggagcagcagcagcagcagccgcagagCCATGAGGACGGCTTGCGGGGCTGCGGCATGATGATGGGCATGCGGAGCGATGTGGCCGGCCGGGAGGAGCTGGATCTCATGGAGGAGTTCCTGCTGGCTTCCCCCGGGCTCGATTTCTCCGAGTTCCTCcaccccggcgacggcgagttCGACATCGGCAGCAGCatcaccaccgccgccactcctcctcctcctcctccccccgcGCTGGCcggcgatgacgacgacgacgaggcggaCGCGGAGAGGCCCGGCCGCGCGTGGCTGCTCCAGGCTGAGGCTGACACGGTGAAAGAGCGGCTCCGGCGCGCGCTGCAGGGCATCGCGTCGCGGTCGcagtcggcggcgggcgagctgcTGGTGCAGGTGTGGGTGCCGACCCGCATCGGCGACCGGCAGGTGCTCACCACGTGCGGGCAGCCCTTCTGGTTCGACAGCCGCAGCGACCGGCTCGAGAGCTACCGGACGGTGTCTGTGAAGTACCAGTTCTCCGCCGACGAGAGCGCGTGCGCCGAGCTGGGGCTCCCCGGCCGCGTCTTCGTCGGCCGCGTGCCCGAGTGGACGCCCGACGTCCGCTACTTCACCGACCAGGAGTACCCGCGCGTCCGCCACGCGCAGCACTTCGACATCCGCGGCAGCGTCGCCATGCCCGTGTtcgaccgccgccgcagcagcagcagcagccggggGTGCCTCGGCGTCGTCGAGCTCGTCATGACCACGCAGAAGATCAACTACAATGCCGAGATTGAGAACATCTGCAACGCTCTCGGGGTATAGCTGATACCGCActgctgttcttcttcttgttccctTTTGATTTTCTCCAGAATTCCCTCGTGCCGTGTGTATGTTGTCATGCTCTTAACCTATTCGATGAAATGGCCATAGGGAAAGATGTGATAACTACCGGGCACGCCAATCCCCGAAGTAATCAGCCTTTCCACCTCTCTTTCTTTGATGATATTCTTGTCTTAGTAAAACTACGTTTGTGGGAATTTGCAGGAGGTTGATCTCAGGAGCTCTGATGTTTCAAGTGATCCCCGAGCACAGGTGAGCTGAAAGACACCAAGATAACGGTGTTATGCGGTGATGACAAAATGTTGTTATTACTGAGAGATGCTGTTTCCTTGTTGTCAGGTGTTTGAATCTTCTTACCGAGCAGTTGTACCAGAGATCTTGCATGTTCTCAGAGCTGTTTGTGACACCCATAAGTTGCCACTGGCACAAACATGGATACCATGTGTCTGCCAGGCCAAAAGGGCGAGCCGCCACTCTGATGAAAAATACAAGTACTGCGTCTCTACCGTGGACGAGGCTTGTTATGTCCGCGATACCGATGTGATCGGCTTTCACCAGGCTTGCTCTGAGCATCATCTGTTCAGAGGTGAGGGTGTGGTCGGCACAGCACTCAGGACGAATGAGCCATGTTTTTCCCCAGATATTACCACCTACAGCAAGGTCCAGTACCCTCTCTCACATTACGCAAAACTTTTCAGTTTGCGGGCCGCAGTCGCTATTCGACTGCGAAGTGTCCGGACTGGAAGTCTGGACTTTGTCTTGGAATTTTTCTTGCCAAGGAACTGCATAAAGAGTGAAGATCAAGGGCTCATGCTTAGTTCTTTGTCCAATACCATACAACAAGTCTGCTGTACATTACGAGTTGTCAGTGTGAAAGAACTTGTGGATGATGAATCACCTGAAACTAACTTACCAACCCCACCAGAATTTTATGCCAGGGCTACTGAAAAATTCGATGAGATTTGTAGTGGCATTAACGTTCCTGCAAGGACAACATCACTGGAAGCTTCCGAGGAGGTATCCTCATGGATTGCAAGCCTTGTGGATGTTCAGAACAAGGGGGCAAAGGAAGAAATAGATTGCGACCTACCATTTGGATTCAGCAAACAAGAGGATGAAGGGTTTAGTGTTACAGCTGGCTGGCGAACTTCACCGGTACTAGTACCTGAGGATGGCTTCCTTTCAGAATTTAAGCAGCACGAAGAATACGAGGCCAAGGAAGTAATTTGTTCCAGTGATCCAAGCCTTTCCAACTCAGACAAAGCAGTAGAGAAGCGGCGAACTAAGATGGAGAAAACTGTCAGCCTGCAAGAACTTCGGAAGCATTTTGCTGGTAGCTTAAAAGAAGCTGCAAAGAATTTAGGAGGTAACTTATGACTCAAGATCTCAAAGCATCTCTACTGTCTTAACCTTTCTTTGGGTTACTTTGACTTGCAACTTCTCTGTTTGGATGAGTAGTCAGGAGACTTTATACAACTTGCTCTTTTTAGGAGAGTTTATACAACTTTCTAGAAACATGTTATCACTGTATCTCCCTTTACACACGTATCTTTACTTGTCTCTCTAATAGTTCATTCATGCAATCCTGTTAACTATGTGTTAGCATATAACATAAACTTGAAGTTTAAAATCAGCCAGGGATACTTGTGACCGTACTTACTCGAATAAATTAGTTCTTATTAATTCAGCTTATGTTGCTCTTACAACAGTTTGCAGTTTGCAACTGAAAGGCATACTGATCTTGATTCTTCATTGACTATTTGCTTGCGTATAAACTGCAATTTCTATGATTGACTATAGCTATTGTCTTTCCACCATTCTTTCCAGTGTGCCCTACTACATTGAAGAGAATATGCAGGCAGCATGGAATTAATCGTTGGCCATCAAGAAAGATCAAGAAAGTTGGGCATTCCCTAAAGAAATTGCAAATGGTAATTGATTCGGTACATGGAGCTGAAGGAACCGTCCGGCTGAGTTCACTCTATGAAAATTTCACCAAGACCACATGGTCAGAAAGAGAGTTACAGGGAGACCTCAGTTGTCCAGCATCAGAGCAAAAGGTTCACCTGGAGCCTTCAGTTCCTGATCGACTGTGTGAGGGCAGATTCAGTTCTCATACCTCTGGCTCTAATTCCCTCTCCCCCACCTACAGCCAGAGCTCAAATTCTAGCCTAGGTTGTTCCAGTGATCCGAAGCCTCAACAACAGCATGGTAGTGCTCCTCAACCTGCAATTAAGCAAGAAGTTTCTATGGAGGAGAATCAGAGTTCCATACTGATGAAAGCTGCGAGCCATGCCGAACTGCAGATATTTACTGAAGAAAGACCCGTCACCCTTTGCAGGTCTCAGAGTCACATGTTCTTCAGTGAACACAAACCAGTGGAGAACATGTCAACCATGCAAGAACATAAGCCTGATCCTCTCAAGATAAAAGCCATGTACGGCGAGGAAAGATGCATATTCCGACTTCAGCCAAGTTGGGGTTTTGAAAAGCTAAGAGAAGAAATCACGAAGCGGTTCGGCATTTCTCAGGAAACTTGTGACCTCAAGTACTTGGATGATGAATCGGAGTGGGTTCTTCTAACATGTGATGCAGACCTACTAGAGTGTGTTGATGTATACAAGTCAGCAAGTGCTAAAACAGTTAGGATCTCGGTGAATCCCACAGGTCAACCGGTTCTTGATGGTTCCTTTGGTCATACTGCTTTATCATGAGAGTGCTTTTCAAGAACTCAAAACAAGCATCCAATCTCCCAAGTAGAAAGTGTGTCTATGTTGCCCTCAGTTTTTGGTCATGATGATAGGCACAGGTCACAATATTTGGAGTTGTTATCCAGACAGTAGTGATCAGGTGATCGGTGAATTATCATCAGCCTTGTCTGTGCATGTGACAACTGAAGATGGCACTTTGTACTTCTAGACTAGTTCATGTTCAGCCATAGGAAAAATAGTTTATTTCAGTTACCAAACTAGTGTACAGAATAGGAATGAATAGGAATCTGTCGAAATGAAGCTTTGCGTTAGGTTTAGACTCATGGTCAAGTTACATGGCAAATGTAAGTTTTTGCTTGAAGGTTTAGAACTCTGAAGCATTATCTTGAAGGTTTCAACATTCAAAAGCTTGCTTGAAGGCATGGGCTGCTAAATCGAGAGAATGATGCCTTGTACCATCACTTGTTAGTTTGAGCACGGCGAAGATGCACTCGTGCAATCCCAAATTGTCTTCTGGCCTGGGTAAGTATCACCGGAACTACTTATCTtttctattttgaaaaatacaaaCCATTCCGTTAGTAAAACCCAGTGGCATGTTTAACTGACCTTACTTACATCCTCATATTACAGAATAGCACACAGATGAGCAGAGCACCTGCATTGTTTGCCAAAGGCAAGAATAGCATCAAGCTCATCATCTCCAGAGTGTAAATTTGCATTTCTGCTGAGATACTAGATCAGCATTAGCAGCATCCAATCCTGTGTATATGCCGGGCCTGGATATATCCGAGTGTTTCTCATGCATGACAGGCATGCAGGGGCTGTCTAGACTCCTAGACAACTTCTAGCTGGCACGCGTGagatgttttcttttcctctttcttGGAGAACAATGGAATgttaaaacatttttttggtTGAGAAATAATCTTCTGTATTAATTGCCCTCGAGTTTACAGCTGTACATTTTGCTTCAGAGATCGCCCAAAATCTGCATGTATCAGTCTCTGATGTTCCTATGTTGCAATCAATCATGAGTAAGTAACACCAATCGAACAGGTCTTATGGCCTACTGTCACACAGAAATAACAGATGGAATCCATCAGTAAACGTCGTCACGGCttgccgccggagctccggtACGGCgaccggcgcggcggcggcagcgagtcCCGGGTCCCTCTGGACGTCTTCGCTGCGGCCATGGACTCGATCTCCTCAAGCTTAGCGACGACGTCATCCATGGAGGGCCGGGTCTTGGGATCCCCGCAGAGGCACCGGTGGGCCAGCCTGGCGGCCCGGAGCGCGGCCTTGGGCGGGTACTGGCCCGCGAGCCGGGCATCCATGAGGCCCGCGAGCTtccggccgctgctgccggagCCTGAGCCTGCGCCGGCCCCGGCGATGTAGGGCCGGGCCCAGTCGACGAGGCTCTGCTGGTGGCTGGGCCGGTTGAGGTCGTGGGCTCGCAGCCCAGTAAGCAGCTCCAGCAGCACGACGCCGAAGCCGTAGACGTCGCTCTTGACGTACAGGTGGCCCGTGGCCACGTACTCCGGCGCCGCGTAGCCGTAGGTCCCGATGATACGCGTCGTCACGTGCGacttccccgccgccggcccgtgCTTCGCCAGCCCGAAGTCCGACAGCTTCGGGCTGAAGTCCTGCGTGTGGTTCAGTTCGGTTCAGTTCAGACAGAGACAGGGGTCAGACTTTGGGACCTGAAAATCTCTACTGAAACTCTGTTCTGAGCTCGGAGAATGCGGATGCTTATTACGGAGTCGAGAAGGATGTTGGAGGCCTTGAAGTCGCGGTAGATGATCTGGGCGTCGGGTGAGTGGAGGAAGGCGAGGCCACGGGCGGCGCCCACGGCGATCTTCAGCCTCGTGTCCCACGACAGCGGCTCGAACGCTGCGCCTCCTGCGCGCGAGATCAACGTGAGGATCAGACAATTGCAATGCAGTTGCGGTGTTGGAGATCAAATGTGGAAGAAGTCGGGGCTTTATGTGATTACTCCTGAAGAGGTGGTTCTCGAGGCTGCCTTTGGGCATGAACTCGTAGACGAGGAGCAGCTCCCGGTCCTCGCCGCAGTAGCCCAGCAGCTTCACCAGGTTCGGGTGCGACAGCCTGCCCAGGAAGTCCACCTCCGACTGCACTTGATCGCAATGCAACAAACACAAACAAGAAATTTACATGTTACTATTAAGATTACACCAGATCGGAGAATTTTTGAAGGTGCTATTTCTTCCCCGCGGTGGTTGGGCTGATTAGAGATAGATTCAGGAGATGACATTGCTATAAGGAGATAGCCTTGGTCGAGATAGCCTTGGTCCTGTATAGTCAGACTACGTGTGTCGTAGCTCtgagtttattttgtttttctgaaactgtttgtttatttctcgtattccttttgtttctaaatacttgtcgttgttttagtgcaagtttaCTTGTTATTTCCTCTTCTTAATGCAACGGCAGTGCTCCTGCCTTATcccgaaaaaaaagagattgcGCCAAGGTTTGACTAGTACGTACGCCAAGAAAACGACTGGCTAGCTAAGATTGAACCGGAAATGGAGTAATTTTATGACGAGCTTCAATCAATTTATAAACAAACATACCCAATTAACAGATGTGTACTACCGTACTACGACTGGGTCGATCGAAATCAATCAAATGCGAGTTGACcaacggaaaaaaaatcaacggAGATGTATCGAGTGGTACCCTCTGTCACGTTACGTTATTACGACTGAATCAACTCAAGCaaagcaagcatgcatgcgATGGAGCGAGCAAGTGAATCCGGGGAGCAAGTAATGAAGCAGGCAGACTGAATGAACTCTCACCTGCCATTCCTGGAGGCCCTGCACGCTCTCCGGGTTGAGCTTcttgacggcgacgacgaccccggcgccgctCTTGGCCGGGTTCAGCGTGCGCTCGTCCGCCCAACCCTTGTACACCCGCCCGAACCCGCCTTCCCCGAGCACCATCTCCGGCTTGAACCCTCTTGTCAccgcccggagctccgccagCGTGAACACCCGCAGCCTCGCTGCCTCAAGAAccactcctcctccgccgccgccattaaCGCTCGGCCACCGCGGGTACTGCTCTtgctccacgccgccgccgttctccttGGGCCACGACAGCTCCTTCCCTGCAGATAATAAGCCAATGGATCCATCAAGCTTAATTGCTGCTTTCTCTCGGTAATTTGGAGCCGGAAAAGAAGATCGATTGAAGCAGAGGGAGCAGAGCAATTGGCCATGGCGCGTAAGTAACGTGCGTACCTGCTGGTTTGGGGGCCGGAGATTGTGGTtgtttctccttctcctcggGGCATGATCCGAAGCAGTTCCCCATGTTATTGGGCCGCCGGGGTTTGATCGATCGATTCGATTTGCTTGTGAAATTCTCGTTGCGTGCGCGTACGTGTAGGCAGCTCCTTCTTGTGGTGGTAGGTGTATGTGAAGCAGTGCTACTGTTGTGCTGGAAATGAAACGAGATGACATGCTGGGATGTGGACAGCGTGAGAACGAGATGGCCCCGAGGAACCGGTCGTCGTCGTGCCTCTTGTAGGCTGCAGGGGATCAACCATGGTTCATGGACCCAGTCCACTGTCCAGTGCTGTAATACCccgtttttccttttgaaaacTTTAACCAAAATTGATCATACCTTACAAACATTAACCAAATTTGACCTTTTTGCTCAGCACAGACCAGTTGGGCACTGAGGTTAGCGCCGAACGTATGTAGACATTGGCGGATTTGCGGAAGAATCGAACATTAAAGGGTCGGTGCCAAAGGAGCCGGTGAAGCGCCATTCCTGATGGCCCGACCTCGACGTCAGTCAATTTGTGCACCGAACTCACACGTCGAATCAGTTTGGGGAACCGACGCCAAATTTAGCTGAACTTTTCCTAATTTtatcaaactttaaaaattCTGAATTTTAGGGCAATGCAGTAATGCTAGACCATCTTATATAGGAATGAAGGTAGTGTAGGAAAAACTAGAGGCGAGCTACAGACGGATCGGAACGGTCAAACCTGAAGTTGTCAACGCCGATGCAGCAGTGAGCAACTGGCGCACTTGACGTACGGTTGACAAAGTTGGTCCGTGGACTGGGTCCGTGCCAGCGCGTGGGGAGGTGCACGTACGTACTGTACGTTCCTGCCTGTTTTTTCAACGTGCGTGCTCTCCAAGAGTCCAAGTGTACGTTACTAGCGTTACTAGCTATAGCTGCCGTCGATCGATCTGCACGTGAAAAATGCCAATCAGAATTTGCCTTCGTTTCCAACTCATGTTGGAACTGAGAGGGACTTCTGCCTGCAGTTTGATTTTAAGGCAACAGGTCACGTCTAGTACCGGCTGATGGAAGGAACGGCGATACGCAGCGTTTCTATATGAGTTAGCAACAATGAGATCCTAGCTACTTTTGGGTCTGCGCAACAAGGTCACGCTCTCGTCTACTACCCTCCAACAACTTCACGTAAATGTTCCGTTATCTTATGGAACTACTTCacacaagaaaataaatagcGTCAGGTCATATGGATCAGTTCAATTTCCACCTATTCCTCAAGTCAAATTTCCACCACAGATACAAACAAGCAATGATGAACAGTATCATGGTGctgactcttttttttttttttgcgcacaGGTGCTGTCTGTGTTTCAACGGTTGCGCCTAATCTTGCTgggaatgaaaaaaaagttgtctACCAGTAGCACCCTCACCACCCTGCACCCATGATTGGAAGTCGAGCAACCTTGAAATGATATGCTTGTTTGGATTGACCCCTTGAGAGATGCTAGTTGCCTTCGTTCAAGCTCTGCCGGGAGGAAAATTGGAATCAGTGAAAGCAGGATGCACGGATGTCAGGtattttacttttctttttcgaaaaaagttAAGTATCTGCACAAACCATTCTTCTAAAAGACGCGCCATGCACCAACTTCTTTAGCTTCTCAGCGTCAGATTTTGCACGGTCCAAAGCCTGCAGCACTTATCACGTCAGCAAGACATTGTACTCTTTTATCACAGGGCATTCCATGTTGGTTACACGTAATCTCAAGGAGCTTTCCCCATCATTTTGAGTCCTTTAGATGGGAAAACTTCAAATAATTCAGTCTCTTAAGGAGCATGTCATTAGAAATATTTTGAGAACCAACTCCCTTAATAGGTTAAGCATGAGATCAGATGGTAATCTGTTCAGTTCAGGTGGGTTTATTTGATGCGTCACCTGTTTTTAGCACAAGCAAGATGACCAGCAACCAGCTATCAGCAATTAACAGTTGCCTTAAAGAACATAAATAACAACATGCCAACATCATGATCACAGTTTGTTCTGTTTGATGATACTAAACTGATatctgctactccctccgatccatat
This is a stretch of genomic DNA from Brachypodium distachyon strain Bd21 chromosome 1, Brachypodium_distachyon_v3.0, whole genome shotgun sequence. It encodes these proteins:
- the LOC100826804 gene encoding protein NLP1; translation: MEQQQQQPQSHEDGLRGCGMMMGMRSDVAGREELDLMEEFLLASPGLDFSEFLHPGDGEFDIGSSITTAATPPPPPPPALAGDDDDDEADAERPGRAWLLQAEADTVKERLRRALQGIASRSQSAAGELLVQVWVPTRIGDRQVLTTCGQPFWFDSRSDRLESYRTVSVKYQFSADESACAELGLPGRVFVGRVPEWTPDVRYFTDQEYPRVRHAQHFDIRGSVAMPVFDRRRSSSSSRGCLGVVELVMTTQKINYNAEIENICNALGEVDLRSSDVSSDPRAQVFESSYRAVVPEILHVLRAVCDTHKLPLAQTWIPCVCQAKRASRHSDEKYKYCVSTVDEACYVRDTDVIGFHQACSEHHLFRGEGVVGTALRTNEPCFSPDITTYSKVQYPLSHYAKLFSLRAAVAIRLRSVRTGSLDFVLEFFLPRNCIKSEDQGLMLSSLSNTIQQVCCTLRVVSVKELVDDESPETNLPTPPEFYARATEKFDEICSGINVPARTTSLEASEEVSSWIASLVDVQNKGAKEEIDCDLPFGFSKQEDEGFSVTAGWRTSPVLVPEDGFLSEFKQHEEYEAKEVICSSDPSLSNSDKAVEKRRTKMEKTVSLQELRKHFAGSLKEAAKNLGVCPTTLKRICRQHGINRWPSRKIKKVGHSLKKLQMVIDSVHGAEGTVRLSSLYENFTKTTWSERELQGDLSCPASEQKVHLEPSVPDRLCEGRFSSHTSGSNSLSPTYSQSSNSSLGCSSDPKPQQQHGSAPQPAIKQEVSMEENQSSILMKAASHAELQIFTEERPVTLCRSQSHMFFSEHKPVENMSTMQEHKPDPLKIKAMYGEERCIFRLQPSWGFEKLREEITKRFGISQETCDLKYLDDESEWVLLTCDADLLECVDVYKSASAKTVRISVNPTGQPVLDGSFGHTALS
- the LOC100830286 gene encoding receptor-like cytoplasmic kinase 176, which produces MGNCFGSCPEEKEKQPQSPAPKPAGKELSWPKENGGGVEQEQYPRWPSVNGGGGGGVVLEAARLRVFTLAELRAVTRGFKPEMVLGEGGFGRVYKGWADERTLNPAKSGAGVVVAVKKLNPESVQGLQEWQSEVDFLGRLSHPNLVKLLGYCGEDRELLLVYEFMPKGSLENHLFRRGAAFEPLSWDTRLKIAVGAARGLAFLHSPDAQIIYRDFKASNILLDSDFSPKLSDFGLAKHGPAAGKSHVTTRIIGTYGYAAPEYVATGHLYVKSDVYGFGVVLLELLTGLRAHDLNRPSHQQSLVDWARPYIAGAGAGSGSGSSGRKLAGLMDARLAGQYPPKAALRAARLAHRCLCGDPKTRPSMDDVVAKLEEIESMAAAKTSRGTRDSLPPPRRSPYRSSGGKP